From the genome of Spinacia oleracea cultivar Varoflay chromosome 2, BTI_SOV_V1, whole genome shotgun sequence, one region includes:
- the LOC110793302 gene encoding uncharacterized protein isoform X1: MTHLVFSPNTQIVVSLSSAITLPMAAKLKIAGTWSGVLEVELEKLTVPMLRQEVANRSNCNPSSINLIFGGRLLKDTDDQNNTNNLKLSELGLKNNSKVLSTQVNVDAGKSFQKELTDVEERRAKLSRLELAAGMLVKRHAEGLLPIEDFNIEMEDQRGQKVKLESESEQRAIMMGLMLHTKGKQLMRKQQYKDALHVLKLGEEAFTLIDTKFVERIDNVPILQIDMVWCCFMLRDINLLALAGERLEVARIGIEHSHGKNASRARKLNRSRSPEMALYLRLELLEGVAAFHCGKLDKCRESLTSAKARFDKLQVSDEALSLLMSMGYHEYEAKRGLKMNEQDVESAINFLEEEKEKKAKKQEDNIKRQQEIREQKKFGKTPLGKAVDLQIVHYMESIGFERELAAEALRRHENDTQKALDALTNPELNSKIQLDIDSKKRKRQQNHLNSRIEELVSMGFPRLEVISAVNSHGTRTEALNALLAQGQTPGAAVDGSIPSSDPAPRSNAETTENQTSSSSSSSSGERESPSSSQQGIERDVEMENELLEGLQGEDTFEDYDIDVTIEADAINEYLALLDSTADGGGGGGGN; the protein is encoded by the exons ATGACGCATTTAGTCTTTTCTCCGAATACTCAAATTgtcgtttctctctcctctgcaaTCACCCTTCCAATGGCGGCGAAACTGAAGATAGCAGGGACATGGTCAGGTGTTTTAGAGGTAGAATTAGAGAAATTGACAGTACCCATGTTGCGTCAAGAGGTTGCTAATCGATCAAATTGCAACCCATCATCGATCAATTTGATTTTTGGAGGTCGTTTACTCAAAGACACTGATGATCAAAACAACACCAACAACCTTAAATTGAGTGAATTGGGTCTTAAAAATAATTCCAAGGTTTTGTCCACTCAAGTCAATGTTGACGCCGGCAAGTCTTTTCAGAAAGAATTGACTGATGTAGAAGAACGCCGTGCTAAGCTCAGTCGCCTTGA GTTAGCTGCAGGTATGCTCGTGAAGAGACATGCTGAAGGATTACTACCGATTGAGGACTTCAACATAGAGATGGAAGATCAAAGAGGGCAGAAGGTTAAATTGGAGTCTGAGTCTGAGCAAAG AGCAATAATGATGGGTCTTATGTTGCATACAAAGGGAAAACAGCTAATGAGAAAACAACAATATAAAGATGCATTGCATGTGCTTAAACTGGGAGAG GAGGCCTTTACTCTCATTGATACGAAATTCGTAGAG AGGATTGACAATGTTCCGATCCTTCAAATTGATATGGTGTGGTGCTGTTTTATGCTCCGTGACATCAACTTGCTTGCATTGGCTGGTGAGCGTCTTGAAGTAGCTAGAATAGGAATTGAACATTCCCATGGAAAGAATGCCTCTCGTGCAAGAAAGCTTAACAGAAGTCGTAGCCCAGAGATGGCATT ATATTTGAGGTTGGAGCTCTTGGAAGGTGTTGCAGCATTTCACTGTGGAAAATTGGACAAATGCAGAGAATCTTTGACATCTGCCAAAGCAAGATTCGACAAG CTTCAAGTATCAGACGAAGCCTTATCACTGTTAATGAGCATGGGATACCATGAATATGAAGCTAAGAGAGGTCTGAAAATGAATGAGCAGGATGTTGAAAGCGCTATCAATTTTCtcgaagaagagaaagaaaagaaagcaaAGAAGCAGGAAGACAATATCAAGCGTCAGCAGGAAATTAG GGAGCAGAAGAAATTTGGAAAGACTCCACTTGGTAAAGCTGTTGATCTTCAAATAGTGCACTATATGGAGAGCATTGG ATTTGAGAGGGAGCTTGCTGCAGAAGCCCTGCGAAGACATGAAAATGACACTCAAAAGGCTTTGGATGCTCTTACTAACCCTGAGCTTAATTCTAAGATACAG CTTGATATTGACTCTAAGAAGAGGAAAAGACAACAAAaccatttaaattcaagaatcgAGGAACTTGTATCCATGGGTTTTCCAAGATTAGAAG TGATTTCTGCTGTTAATTCCCACGGAACAAGAACTGAGGCATTAAACGCGCTGCTTGCACAAGGGCAGACCCCTGGAGCTGCTGTTGATGGATCCATACCCAGTTCTGATCCTGCTCCCCGTTCAAATGCTGAAACAACAGAAAATCAGACGAGTTCTAGTTCTAGTTCTAGTTCTGGTGAGAGAGAGAGTCCATCAAGTTCTCAACAAGGGATAGAACGAGATGTTGAGATGGAAAATGAACTGTTAGAGGGACTCCAAGGAGAAGACACGTTTGAAGATTATGACATTGACGTGACAATAGAAGCGGATGCTATTAATGAATATCTGGCCTTGCTTGATTCTACCgcggatggtggtggtggtggtggtggtaatTGA
- the LOC110793302 gene encoding uncharacterized protein isoform X2: protein MTHLVFSPNTQIVVSLSSAITLPMAAKLKIAGTWSGVLEVELEKLTVPMLRQEVANRSNCNPSSINLIFGGRLLKDTDDQNNTNNLKLSELGLKNNSKVLSTQVNVDAGKSFQKELTDVEERRAKLSRLELAAGMLVKRHAEGLLPIEDFNIEMEDQRGQKVKLESESEQRAIMMGLMLHTKGKQLMRKQQYKDALHVLKLGEEAFTLIDTKFVERIDNVPILQIDMVWCCFMLRDINLLALAGERLEVARIGIEHSHGKNASRARKLNRSRSPEMALYLRLELLEGVAAFHCGKLDKCRESLTSAKARFDKDVESAINFLEEEKEKKAKKQEDNIKRQQEIREQKKFGKTPLGKAVDLQIVHYMESIGFERELAAEALRRHENDTQKALDALTNPELNSKIQLDIDSKKRKRQQNHLNSRIEELVSMGFPRLEVISAVNSHGTRTEALNALLAQGQTPGAAVDGSIPSSDPAPRSNAETTENQTSSSSSSSSGERESPSSSQQGIERDVEMENELLEGLQGEDTFEDYDIDVTIEADAINEYLALLDSTADGGGGGGGN from the exons ATGACGCATTTAGTCTTTTCTCCGAATACTCAAATTgtcgtttctctctcctctgcaaTCACCCTTCCAATGGCGGCGAAACTGAAGATAGCAGGGACATGGTCAGGTGTTTTAGAGGTAGAATTAGAGAAATTGACAGTACCCATGTTGCGTCAAGAGGTTGCTAATCGATCAAATTGCAACCCATCATCGATCAATTTGATTTTTGGAGGTCGTTTACTCAAAGACACTGATGATCAAAACAACACCAACAACCTTAAATTGAGTGAATTGGGTCTTAAAAATAATTCCAAGGTTTTGTCCACTCAAGTCAATGTTGACGCCGGCAAGTCTTTTCAGAAAGAATTGACTGATGTAGAAGAACGCCGTGCTAAGCTCAGTCGCCTTGA GTTAGCTGCAGGTATGCTCGTGAAGAGACATGCTGAAGGATTACTACCGATTGAGGACTTCAACATAGAGATGGAAGATCAAAGAGGGCAGAAGGTTAAATTGGAGTCTGAGTCTGAGCAAAG AGCAATAATGATGGGTCTTATGTTGCATACAAAGGGAAAACAGCTAATGAGAAAACAACAATATAAAGATGCATTGCATGTGCTTAAACTGGGAGAG GAGGCCTTTACTCTCATTGATACGAAATTCGTAGAG AGGATTGACAATGTTCCGATCCTTCAAATTGATATGGTGTGGTGCTGTTTTATGCTCCGTGACATCAACTTGCTTGCATTGGCTGGTGAGCGTCTTGAAGTAGCTAGAATAGGAATTGAACATTCCCATGGAAAGAATGCCTCTCGTGCAAGAAAGCTTAACAGAAGTCGTAGCCCAGAGATGGCATT ATATTTGAGGTTGGAGCTCTTGGAAGGTGTTGCAGCATTTCACTGTGGAAAATTGGACAAATGCAGAGAATCTTTGACATCTGCCAAAGCAAGATTCGACAAG GATGTTGAAAGCGCTATCAATTTTCtcgaagaagagaaagaaaagaaagcaaAGAAGCAGGAAGACAATATCAAGCGTCAGCAGGAAATTAG GGAGCAGAAGAAATTTGGAAAGACTCCACTTGGTAAAGCTGTTGATCTTCAAATAGTGCACTATATGGAGAGCATTGG ATTTGAGAGGGAGCTTGCTGCAGAAGCCCTGCGAAGACATGAAAATGACACTCAAAAGGCTTTGGATGCTCTTACTAACCCTGAGCTTAATTCTAAGATACAG CTTGATATTGACTCTAAGAAGAGGAAAAGACAACAAAaccatttaaattcaagaatcgAGGAACTTGTATCCATGGGTTTTCCAAGATTAGAAG TGATTTCTGCTGTTAATTCCCACGGAACAAGAACTGAGGCATTAAACGCGCTGCTTGCACAAGGGCAGACCCCTGGAGCTGCTGTTGATGGATCCATACCCAGTTCTGATCCTGCTCCCCGTTCAAATGCTGAAACAACAGAAAATCAGACGAGTTCTAGTTCTAGTTCTAGTTCTGGTGAGAGAGAGAGTCCATCAAGTTCTCAACAAGGGATAGAACGAGATGTTGAGATGGAAAATGAACTGTTAGAGGGACTCCAAGGAGAAGACACGTTTGAAGATTATGACATTGACGTGACAATAGAAGCGGATGCTATTAATGAATATCTGGCCTTGCTTGATTCTACCgcggatggtggtggtggtggtggtggtaatTGA
- the LOC130467591 gene encoding uncharacterized protein gives MQDHLFLHCPVVREYWNANASVRWLGTHLRSSSVLSLFRELRNNVTLPAKKIITSIWSIWKTRNAHIFRQSPVSSMGIYSRAFRILTEWNMRTRLDSLDVNINNNSLSKPPRTMQVAWTPPTPGIVKINFDGSVRNNSGSEQLV, from the coding sequence ATGCAAGACCATTTATTTTTGCACTGTCCCGTTGTTAGAGAATATTGGAATGCAAACGCCTCAGTTCGATGGCTTGGTACTcatcttcgatcttcttctgTTCTCTCTCTCTTCCGTGAACTCCGTAATAATGTAACCTTACCGGCTAAAAAGATCATAACTTCCATTTGGAGTATTTGGAAAACACGTAATGCTCACATTTTTAGACAATCTCCCGTCTCATCGATGGGAATATACAGTAGAGCTTTCAGGATCCTTACGGAATGGAATATGCGTACACGTCTCGATTCATTGGATGTGAACATTAATAATAATTCTCTTTCAAAGCCTCCACGTACCATGCAAGTTGCTTGGACACCTCCGACCCCTGGTATTgtgaaaattaattttgatgGGTCAGTTCGTAACAACTCTGGATCGGAACAGCTGGTGTAG